A single genomic interval of Adhaeribacter pallidiroseus harbors:
- a CDS encoding alginate lyase family protein: MKKLLQFISLSLAFTLAFSSHIIAQVRPNTFILNGDVLMENKYKINAGNEQCLAALKVLISSAGPSLTRIPTSVVTKSLTPPSGDKNDYTSLAPYWWPNPNTSNKLPYIRKDGQPNPEANAIKDNTYLRDLCKDIRLLGLCYYFTNDEKYAQKAAELLKVFFLNSATRMNPHLKYAQMIRGDNKVYGTGTIDTEQLPELLDGVQLLAGSSSWTSDNQAALQGWFSQYLNWLITSAGGIEASLAPNNIGTYYNLQIVTYALFVGNRTLAKSLLETQAYNRLDAQLKVTGEQIYELARTKSWTYCNKNLKGWFNLASVAESAGINLWEYTSPSGKSLKKAFQWMVPYGAKIKPWSFDQIGEFKEEYFTPAARTGSAIYKDLNLESVLSSDHARFMAGSYSEMLTSRYY, from the coding sequence ATGAAGAAACTTTTACAATTTATTTCTCTTTCACTAGCATTTACTTTAGCTTTCTCATCTCACATTATAGCTCAAGTAAGGCCAAATACCTTTATTTTGAATGGGGATGTTTTGATGGAGAATAAGTATAAAATTAATGCAGGTAATGAGCAATGTTTAGCCGCTCTTAAAGTACTTATCTCCTCTGCAGGCCCTTCGCTTACCAGAATCCCTACTTCGGTGGTTACAAAATCCCTTACTCCGCCTAGTGGAGATAAAAATGATTATACCAGCTTAGCTCCTTATTGGTGGCCGAACCCTAATACTTCTAATAAATTACCTTATATCCGGAAGGATGGGCAGCCAAACCCGGAAGCAAATGCTATAAAAGATAATACTTATTTACGGGACCTCTGTAAGGATATTCGTTTGTTGGGACTTTGTTATTACTTTACCAATGATGAAAAATATGCTCAGAAGGCAGCCGAATTATTAAAAGTATTTTTCCTGAACAGCGCTACTCGTATGAATCCTCACTTAAAATATGCCCAGATGATTAGAGGAGACAATAAAGTATATGGCACCGGTACGATTGATACCGAACAATTACCTGAGTTACTGGATGGGGTACAGTTACTAGCGGGTTCTAGCTCCTGGACTTCTGATAACCAAGCAGCTCTACAAGGTTGGTTCAGTCAATACTTAAACTGGCTGATAACAAGTGCGGGCGGTATAGAAGCGAGTTTGGCTCCAAACAATATTGGCACCTATTATAATCTTCAGATTGTGACCTACGCTCTTTTTGTCGGTAACAGAACATTGGCAAAATCATTACTAGAAACGCAGGCTTACAATCGTCTGGATGCCCAATTAAAGGTAACCGGAGAACAAATTTACGAGCTAGCCCGAACTAAGTCTTGGACTTACTGCAATAAAAACTTAAAAGGATGGTTTAATCTAGCGAGTGTAGCCGAGAGTGCAGGAATTAACTTGTGGGAGTATACTTCGCCTAGTGGTAAGAGCTTAAAAAAAGCATTTCAGTGGATGGTGCCTTATGGTGCTAAAATAAAGCCTTGGTCTTTCGATCAGATAGGAGAATTTAAGGAAGAATACTTTACTCCGGCAGCCAGAACAGGTTCTGCTATTTACAAAGATTTAAATTTAGAGTCAGTTCTTTCTAGTGACCACGCTCGTTTTATGGCGGGCTCTTATTCAGAAATGTTAACCTCTCGTTACTACTAA
- a CDS encoding tetratricopeptide repeat protein has product MKYILITFLALVLLTACSPRNYKYHSRQAAVKFQKQDYSGAITEWTKVIEKKSNYATAYKRRGIAYYELNDYQNALLDLNQAIILNKYDSESFKYRGDIQMKLDKLKEAIQDYNQAITLNNEYANAYNNRGICKAKLKDHAGAVNDYNRAILYKPDYAVAYQNRANARFRVKAYREALEDYNKALNYNSNLPEAYFNRALINITLKQNQDACRDWAKAEELGVPKAGDYRKRYCK; this is encoded by the coding sequence ATGAAGTACATTTTAATTACTTTTTTAGCTTTAGTTTTATTAACGGCCTGTTCGCCGCGTAACTATAAATATCATTCCCGGCAAGCAGCAGTTAAATTTCAAAAACAAGATTATTCAGGAGCCATAACAGAATGGACAAAGGTTATTGAAAAAAAATCTAATTACGCCACTGCCTACAAGCGGCGAGGAATTGCCTATTACGAATTAAATGATTATCAGAATGCTTTACTGGACTTAAATCAAGCTATAATCTTAAATAAATATGATTCAGAGTCTTTTAAATACCGAGGTGATATTCAAATGAAATTAGATAAATTAAAAGAAGCTATTCAGGATTACAATCAAGCAATTACGTTAAATAACGAGTATGCCAATGCCTACAATAATCGCGGAATTTGTAAGGCCAAATTAAAAGACCATGCTGGTGCAGTAAACGATTATAACCGTGCTATTTTGTATAAACCAGATTATGCTGTTGCTTATCAGAATAGAGCGAACGCCCGTTTCCGGGTAAAAGCTTATCGCGAAGCGCTGGAAGACTACAATAAAGCGTTAAACTACAACAGTAACTTGCCCGAAGCATATTTTAACCGTGCCCTGATTAATATAACTTTAAAGCAAAATCAGGATGCCTGCCGGGATTGGGCTAAAGCGGAAGAATTAGGAGTTCCTAAGGCTGGAGATTATCGGAAGCGCTATTGTAAATGA
- the lpdA gene encoding dihydrolipoyl dehydrogenase, with protein sequence MASAYDLIVIGSGPGGYVAAIRASQLGLKVGVVEKAELGGICLNWGCIPTKALLKSAQVFEYIKHAQDYGIKVGDASADFAAVVARSRGVANGMSKGIQFLFRKNKIDHIAGTGKLLGNKKVEVTAADNKKETYEAAHIILATGARSRELPNLPIDGKKIVGYRQAMVLEKQPKSMVVVGSGAIGVEFAYFYNAMGTKVTIVEYMPNVVPVEDEEVSKQLEKSFKKSGIDILTNSSVEAVDTSGEGCVVKIKTQKGEETITCDVVLSAVGVATNLEGIGLEETGVKVEKGRVVVDEYYRTNVPGIYAIGDIVMGPALAHVASAEGIICVENITGHHPEPLNYKNLPGCTYCAPEIASVGLTEKQAREQGIDIKVGKFPFSASGKASAGGVKDGFVKVIFDAKYGEWLGAHMIGANVTEMIAEVVVARKLETTGHEIIKSVHPHPTMSEAIMEAAAAAYDEVIHL encoded by the coding sequence ATGGCATCAGCATACGATTTGATAGTGATTGGCAGCGGACCGGGTGGTTACGTAGCCGCTATCCGTGCTTCGCAACTTGGCCTGAAAGTAGGTGTAGTAGAAAAAGCAGAATTAGGAGGAATTTGCTTAAACTGGGGTTGTATTCCCACCAAAGCTTTATTAAAAAGTGCCCAGGTTTTTGAATATATTAAACATGCTCAGGATTACGGTATTAAAGTTGGCGATGCTTCCGCTGATTTTGCCGCTGTAGTTGCCCGCAGCCGCGGCGTAGCTAATGGCATGAGCAAAGGCATTCAGTTTTTATTCCGGAAAAATAAAATAGATCATATTGCCGGCACGGGAAAATTACTCGGCAACAAAAAAGTAGAAGTTACGGCTGCCGATAATAAAAAAGAAACGTACGAAGCGGCGCACATAATACTGGCTACTGGTGCCCGTTCGCGCGAATTGCCTAACTTACCCATTGACGGAAAGAAGATTGTGGGCTACCGCCAGGCGATGGTTCTGGAAAAACAACCTAAATCGATGGTTGTAGTGGGTTCTGGGGCGATAGGAGTAGAGTTTGCTTATTTCTACAATGCTATGGGCACCAAAGTAACCATTGTAGAGTACATGCCCAACGTAGTGCCCGTAGAAGACGAAGAAGTGTCGAAACAACTCGAAAAGTCTTTTAAAAAATCGGGCATTGATATATTAACCAACTCTTCGGTAGAAGCGGTAGATACCAGTGGCGAAGGTTGTGTCGTAAAAATCAAAACCCAGAAAGGCGAAGAAACCATTACTTGCGATGTAGTATTATCGGCGGTGGGCGTAGCTACAAACCTGGAAGGCATTGGTTTGGAAGAAACCGGCGTTAAAGTAGAAAAAGGCCGGGTAGTAGTGGATGAATATTACCGGACCAATGTGCCGGGCATTTACGCCATTGGCGATATTGTAATGGGGCCCGCTTTGGCGCACGTGGCTTCGGCCGAAGGCATTATTTGCGTAGAGAATATAACGGGTCATCATCCGGAACCGCTGAATTATAAAAACCTGCCTGGTTGTACTTATTGCGCTCCCGAAATTGCCTCGGTGGGCTTAACCGAAAAGCAAGCCCGCGAACAAGGTATTGATATTAAAGTAGGTAAATTCCCGTTCTCTGCTTCGGGTAAAGCCAGTGCTGGCGGTGTAAAAGATGGCTTCGTAAAAGTGATTTTTGACGCCAAATACGGCGAATGGCTGGGTGCCCACATGATTGGGGCGAACGTAACCGAAATGATTGCCGAAGTAGTAGTAGCCCGCAAACTGGAAACTACTGGTCACGAAATTATAAAATCGGTGCACCCGCACCCTACCATGTCTGAAGCTATTATGGAAGCCGCCGCTGCCGCTTACGACGAGGTAATTCATTTATAA